The Lysobacter enzymogenes genome window below encodes:
- the rplA gene encoding 50S ribosomal protein L1 translates to MAMNKREKAIKAAVVPGKAYAFDEAVKIVKTATKAKFVESVDVSVRLGVDAKKSDQQVRGSTVLPAGTGKTVRVAVFAPAGAKADEALAAGAEAVGMDDLAEKMQAGDLNYDVVIATPDAMRVVGKLGQVLGPRGLMPNPKVGTVSPNPAEAVKNAKGGQVRYRTDKAGIIHCTIGKVSFEDGSLKDNLQALLLDLIKAKPATAKGQYLQKISISSTMGPGVIVDQASLTLK, encoded by the coding sequence ATGGCAATGAACAAGCGCGAAAAGGCCATCAAGGCCGCCGTGGTTCCGGGCAAGGCCTACGCCTTCGACGAAGCCGTGAAGATCGTCAAGACCGCCACCAAGGCCAAGTTCGTCGAGTCCGTCGACGTCTCCGTGCGCCTGGGCGTGGACGCCAAGAAGTCCGACCAGCAGGTGCGCGGTTCGACCGTGCTGCCGGCCGGCACCGGCAAGACCGTGCGCGTGGCGGTGTTCGCCCCCGCCGGCGCCAAGGCCGACGAGGCCCTGGCCGCGGGCGCCGAAGCCGTCGGTATGGACGACCTGGCCGAGAAGATGCAGGCCGGCGATCTGAACTACGACGTGGTCATCGCCACCCCGGACGCGATGCGCGTGGTCGGCAAGCTCGGCCAGGTGCTCGGCCCGCGCGGCCTGATGCCGAACCCGAAAGTCGGCACCGTCTCGCCGAACCCGGCCGAAGCGGTCAAGAACGCCAAGGGCGGCCAAGTGCGTTACCGCACCGACAAGGCCGGCATCATCCACTGCACCATCGGCAAGGTCTCGTTCGAAGACGGCTCGCTGAAGGACAACCTGCAGGCGCTGCTGCTCGACCTGATCAAGGCCAAGCCGGCCACCGCCAAGGGCCAGTACCTGCAGAAGATCTCGATCAGCTCGACCATGGGTCCGGGCGTGATCGTCGATCAGGCTTCGCTGACCCTGAAGTGA